The following DNA comes from Ammospiza caudacuta isolate bAmmCau1 chromosome 7, bAmmCau1.pri, whole genome shotgun sequence.
agctCATCAACAGCTTGCAGGTGGAGGAAGGGGCTATGCAACATGAGCAGGGCCTTTAAACATCCCATTTCTGCTCCTTTGCAGTCAGCACCTCCCTGATTTCATGGCAGGAGTGCCTCCAGGTTTGGCCATCCCTGAGAAGAGATGGccaaagaagaaaggagaaactGGAGACAGATTCCTTGGGGAGCCTGCCTGCAGTGAGACCCCaaaacagcacagctcagcctggctctttcccttttccttctccctgcttCCCCTTccaaaaatctttctgcatCTTCCCCTTATTCCACTTGAACAgtacaaaaccacaaaaataccCTTGCCAGAAACTCTCCTCAGAGCTTGGCTGTGCACTGGGGCACATACACAGGGCACTTTGCACCCTGTCACCAAACCCTGGTTTTCCTATTCCTCACCCCATTTCTGAGGCTGAAAACTTTAGTTTTATGTTTTCCAAAATTGCTGGCATTTTGCAAATAACCCAGAAACACCAATCCCTGGGGTTGATGGGtgtttgtgttttgctgctgagGATGAAGCCAGCCAGTGGTTATACCCCCTCAAATTTTGCCAAAGGCTGGCGGTGAGTGTCTTCTCAGCCCAGCCAacctcccagccctgtcaccaAACCCTTGTTTTCCCAATTCCCCACACCATTTCTGTAGTTTGGGGATTAAAATTTTGGTTTAGTGTTTTCCGAAGTTGCTGGCATTTTGCAAACACTAACCCAGAAACGCCAGCAGGAATCACTGGGGCTGATGGAGTGTGTATTTTGCTGCTGGGGCTGtacccccaaaattctgccAAAGGGTGGCTGTGGGTGCCTTCTCAGCCCAGCCAACTTCCCAGCCCTGTCACCAAACCCTTGTTTTCCCAATTCCCCACCCCATTTCTGGAGCTGAAacctttggtttttttgttttccaaagttGCTGGCATTGTGCAAATAACCCAGAAACACCAGCAGcactcctggggctgctggggcagcactcCCCAGATTTTGCCAAAGGGTTGCTGTGGGTGTCTTCTTAGCCCAGccacctcccagccctgtcaccaAACCCTTGTTTTGccatttcccaccccatttCTGGGGTTGAAACCTTTAGTTTTTGTATTTTCCAAAGTTGCTGGCATTTTGCAAATAACCCAGAAACACCAGTCTCTGGGGCTGATGGGGTGTGTGTATTTTGCTGCTGGGGGTGGCTGTACCCCCCAAAATGCTGCCTGTGGATGCCTTCTCAGCCCAACCTGGACCTTCCTGCTGCAGATGAAACCCGACGCTATGGCTGGGAGGTGGATTGatgctggcagggctctgggaaggcagcctggccccaggcGTTGCGACACAGAAGAGTTTCTTCTATTCCAAAACAAGGGCTGATAATGGAGGGCACGGGGCCGGAGCCGCGGGAGGCTGCTAAGCTAAATGAGACAGGAAGCACGCAATTCAATTAGATACAGAGCAGCATGAAGACATCTGAGTACACACACGGGCTCAGAGGCTGTTGCATAACCCCGGGAAGGGCTGAGCAATATGAAATACCTCACCTAGAGCAGCCCAtgcccatcctggagcagccccatggCACGGGAGAGGCAGAAAAACTGCTCCAGGGAGCACGGGGGTCAGCTGGTGGCTGTGGCACAGTGGGCACAGGGGCTATCCCAGCCTTGGTGAGGGGGATtttgctggagcagcccaaTCCTGCTCCCAAtccagggctcagagctgctcacGTGGATCTGGCACTGCCCAGTCTTGGGTTGGCTGTTGATatttgctgccctgagatgtgcaggatgtctctgcttcagcccgTGCAatgaagaacgagtctggactcttcacttttcggtcttgaggctgtttattaattcttatctataaaattttctttctgcccagtggagatctgctcagcagggcagccacaggcactctgtgttgtccttttatactacaaactacatataacatatttacatttaattcccaacacctatcacctatgttagacagtgcacttctactctaaaccaatcccaacgtgccaacatcactgcagaaaatggagaatgagaagaagaaggagaaaggctggacatgcccagattcctccatcttgtccccataacccccataccaaaaaccctaaaatctacattttcaccctgtgatcattttgttattacaccattcaaacctgtgtgactttcaggtcctcatacaaagctggtaacttgctccaaGGGTGAATATCAAATCCCCAGGTACTCTGGGCAgcgtgccagggtctctgagccccccggTGGGGTcctcagcaactctggacacccggagggatgcactgagttccgacagccctgagccccagagccagctctgcagcagcaaacaccTTTGTGCCTCTTGTGGTCCCCAAAAAGAAACACCTTTAACCGACCCCTTCCCTTCCCTAAGGGCTCTCTCTCTCACCATGAGCAGCTTCACTGTCACCTTGGCCTCacctgagcccagagctccaaaAGCTGCCACAGGGGACAAGGTAAAACCTCACACACACACGCTTGTCCAATGCACTTTATTTCtctggggaaaagcagcagggaaagaggGTCTGGAGCCAAGAGAGGGGCTCAGCAGGCTGTAATCTCAAGGCAGAGATGTGCAGAGTTTCTCTGCTCTGGCTCACATCCCCCAGGCTGCTCACCAGTTGCAGTTGCTGCCATGCCAGCTGTGTGTTTGCCATAGTTACATTTGCTGTGAGCAGCACGTGGTTGCCAGCacagtggctgtgccaggctctggggagTTGCAGCCAGAAATCATCTGTCCCGTGTGCCTGGAACACGTGTCCAGCCTCCAggagcttttcctctctgcatgGCCTGCTCAGACCATGCCCTAAACACCAGGCAGAGCTACCAGAGCATCCTGTGACCTGCTCAGACCATGCCACAAACACCAGGCAGAGCTACCAGAGCATCCTGTGACTCTGCAGATCTGCAGCTGGGaggatgggctgcagctctACAGGGGAAAGGGATAGAGGTGAACATTCCCACAGCATTTATATGGAAAAACCAGGGAGGAGATGTAGATGTGGGGGATGAGGAGAAGGGGCATTGCCACCCTAAACCCTCTGgacacctgctgcagctgggagatgAGTGCCAAGCTGCTTTGGCATGATTTCCAGCTCTCCTTTCCAACCCTGAGCATTAAGTGGCTCTGTGGCACAGCTGAGTGTGGGTGCCAGGAGCCTGTGCCCATCCCCAtgtgcctctgctgctgggacaccagtgctcccagtgtaGTGCTGAACTAGGGTGGAGCTCCAGGTTGGGGTGACACTTCCAAAACTGCTGCCAAGCACATCCTGTGGCTGTGCACAGACATTCTCAGCAGCTGTACAGGCAAAGGCAACCTTCCAGCCCTCTCTCCTTTACTCTTCCATTTCTTCCCTGGAATCACAGCAAGGATCACAGCTCAAATCTTGGTTTTAAGGCACAGAGAAGACATGAATAAAAGCTTGGTGTAGCTCCAGCCATTTATCTGTAGCTGAGTATCTGCTAACCAAGATTATCTTGATTATTTGAATGAAAATCCCCAGAGCCATCAGGAGAGAGGCTGCTCTTCCATGAAGAGCTAAAAGTGTTTGTTCAGTCATTAGTCCTGATGTGATGCATCCTTCCTGTCTGTCCATGAGCAAGACCATTCTGTGCTTTCTTGTAAGTGATGAGAGAGAGACAGGACTCTCCTTTACTGCTCAGTGGGGCTGAGGGGTCTCATGCTCCTCCTGAAGTCTCCCATCCAGGTATCCTCATGCTCCTGCTCCCAAAGGCAGCTTGAGAGGAGCCTTTCCCCCTTGCCCAGGGCCCAGATGGCTTTGTGCTGCCATTCTCCTGGCACAGTTCATCTCTCCTGGGAAAGCTGCTCTGGCAAAGGgaaagctgctctggcaatgtGCTGTGGGTGATGAATGCAGGCAGCAATGGGAGGAGACAACCTGAGCTCTGGAAAAATGTCTGAGCTGGGAagagcagggaggaagggagaggaTGAGGAGTGGAAGTGGCAGCTGTGGCCTTGTGCTTGGCTGGCCATGAGCAGGGGGGTTTTAAGGTCTCTCCCTCCCAGGGTGAGGGGAATtgcagggagggcagctctgggatcctGTGTGAGCCTGACCTCACCACGGGGCCTGCTGGTTCTCATGGACCTCTTCTTGTAGCCCCAGaccctgggctttgctgctgtgcACTGCTTTAACCctttatcttcatttttctcttttgctggcTCAGTCCTTCCCCTCCAGTTTCCAACCTTTCCCTGGCTTTTAATCCCCTTTCAACTTCCAGGTCTCATCAGGATCCTCCATTATCAGATGCTTTCTCAGGTTTTGGCTCCTTTGATGtgcatcccttccctcctctcacCACACACACCCAGCAGGGAATTTGTGATGAAGTGCAACTTCAGCCAGCACATTACATATATTATATGCTATATGCTATATATGCTATATGctatatcatatattatatataatctACTATATAATCTctaatattatataatttataatatatattatatataatatgatATTCTGTAtgctatattatatattatatattatatattatatattatatattatatattatatattatatattatatattatatattatatattatatattatatatatacattccAGCTGTGAACTGGCAGAGCCATTAAAGAGAAGTGGAAACATTAAACCCTTCTGCTCCATCTGCATCCCCCTCGAAGCCCAAACTCTCCTGACCCTGCTGGGGGCTGCCACCCCGTGCTTTAACCactggggcacagctctggaagCCCTGGGGCAGCGGGGTGGAGCAGTAGGATGGAGCTGACGGCTCTCTGCGAGGGCTGCAGCgtctgtcctgtccctgctctcccacccGCCGGCGCTTCATCAGCAGGCTCCACACGTCGCTGGAAAACGAGcctgttttttcctgttcccGAGGAAGCGGCGATGACTGTGATGCTCAAGGACGAGCCTGGGCCTCCCACTCCCACCTCCCTTAGCAGCACACACAAACTTACCTAAGCTCTCCTCTTCAGGGGCGCTGCCTGAGCAGCTTTTGGTTGGCTGGAGGCTGCGGTGATGCTGGgtccccctcccctctcccgGCCCATATAAAGCGCGGCTCCGCTCCACTGCCGCAGCCGCCAGCCCGGGACCGCGGGGCAGGTGGTGCCCGCAtccccctgctgcagcccccggGAAGAGCCGATGAGTTGCTGGATGCCTGGGTGCCCAGCTCTCAGCATGTGCCGGGGCTTAGCCGCGCTGCCCATCACTTGCCTGGAAAGGTAAGGCGCTTTGGGAGGCAGAGGGGTCGCACCTGGACCAGCCTCTGCCGCCGCCGATGTGATGGTAGGGTAGAAACCGGGATGCGCCAAGTGATTCCTTGCGGCTGAATCCCTTCTGCTCCCCCAGAGGGGAACACGGAGGTGAAACCAGcgcagggagagagagaggaggatgGCCAGAGCTGTACAAACACACCAGGGCTCTGCCAACTTGCTCCgagctgacagcagcaggagtATTTTTGTCAACACCGCCGCACTGTTCAGTGACATGTTGCTCCTCCTGCCAAGCCTCCACACTGCCGGCTTGACATTTaaaccctgatttttttttgtatgggCGCCTGGGGACGCCCGAGTGAGCCGCGGGCACGCAAATAGCAGCTGGGCCACAGCACCTCGGggccaccctggggacaggcaggaaccgcttctcctgccctgctgctgctgccgacACCTCCCGGTAGGGAGGTGCCTCCTCCGTGCTTTCGCCGCGGGGAcaggcaggagcatcccagcccctggcacaggagcatcccagcccctggcacaggagcatcccagcccctggcacaggagcatcACAGCCTCGGGCACGGGAGCATCAGTGCTGCCTCCCAAAGCCATGGGGTAGGTGGATGGCTCTGGCCTGCCCACGGCCTGCTGACAGGCTTCTGGGAGCCCAGGAGCACTCCAAAAATcagagcaggggagcagcagctggcaggcagcagtgggatGCTCCCGCTGTGCCGAGAGGAAGGACATCGCTGTGTTTTTCCAGCGATTTAGGAGCAGCGGAGTGATGCTGGCAGAGTGGGGTGGGGAAAGGAACCAGGATAGCTCCGGGAGCTCGGGGGGGCTCCAGCAGCTTTTATCTGCCCCAGAGGAAAGACCGGGCTTTATATTCCATGTGTCTCTGCCTGGGAAGCGAGCAGGAGAAAACGCTCCCCCAGGCTTAATGCGCGGTTGCcagggagcaggaaaagcaaggGGGAAGCGTTTATTTCACACGCCAGAGAGCCAAGAAGTGGCTGAAGCCGGGGGCGAAGCAGGGGTGCAACCCCTGCAGGGGTGGGGGCAGCAGACTGATGGTCCAGAGATCCCATCTcacccttccctcctttccagAGCCAAGGATCTGAAGAGCCGCTTGGGCATCCTGCTTCACAAACCCGAGCTGGGACACAGGAGTGGGAGCTCCAGcaagctgcagctgggctccaggcgcAGGTAAgccaagcacagctctgtgccattcccgagggatgctcctgcccatctgcagcacagagcacagctccccCTCCGTGTAGTCCCACCCAGGCGGGCCGGGAAGGCGGATCACTCCCCTGCTCCAGCGGCTATAAAACCCGGCAGGGAACGGATACTGTGGCATTaggcacagagagcagggcCCGGGTGAGACGCAGGGATCCCGCAGggctcctgcccttcctggtGCCTCACACCAGCGCTGGGATCCCCGGGGAATGCAGGCAGCATTAAACACAGAACACTGAATATCAGTGCTGAGGGCAGAGGGTTTTCCTGCAGAGGAGACTCTGCTGGGCCAGCAGAAAAGGGCTCCTCTGAGCATCTCCTAAAGAACCTGCTGGACTCGTGTCAGCAGAAAAGGGCTTTTCTGAGCAGCCCCTAGAGAACCTCCTGGCCAACAGCATGGAGATGAGGTCGGGTGAGCCATCAGGGAAGGTGAAAGaaagggaggagagaggaaagagagcCCACAGGTAATGAATGTTGGTCCCTAGCTTTGGTTTCCTGCTGAATGCTGCTGTCTCCCAGCTGAAGTGCTCCCGTCCCTCACCGCTGGACAGAGAGCCTCAcatcctttttgtcttttccagaAACTCCTCCCAAGAGGTGCTGGAATGGAGGGAGTCCTTTGACCAGCTCCTCAAGAGCAAAAGTGAGTAGCatcttgttttcttctctgggTGAGAGCGCGTAGGACAAATGTACTCACAGTGAGCTGTATGACTGGAGTCAATGTAGGATGCAATTTTGCCTCCTCCTCAAATGAGGTGTTTGAGGGTTTAGAAAGAGGTCTCTTTCCTGCCCAGATCTGAGGCACAGGGCTCGTTGCCTACCCTTTcctcctggctgggtgtgtTTGGGGGGCAGAAGTGTTGTCTCACTGCTGCCCTGGTTCAGGAGCACTGTCACGGGCATCCCCTGAGAAGCAGCCCACCAGGGGGAACGTCATGGTATTCCCAAAGCACCCCTTTccccacactggggagaaggcAGCGTCTGCTCTGGGTGGCTGGTGGAAACAGCTGTGCAGCCACATCCCCTCAGGCTTGTTCAGACAACTGCATTGCTGccctctgtctgtctgtcctgtgcCTCCGGGGATGGCTCTTCCACAGGGAGCAGGAATTCGGCTGTTTGAGTAGATAACCTTGCCCTTTTCCTACTCTGGTATTAGCTGTGTGTCTGTGATGCACAGGGCTCCTGTGAGATGCTGTCTCCCCTTCcctgtgcaggcagctcctccagacccagagatgggacCTCTTTTTTAGTCCCACACATCATCCTCTCCTTACACTGGGGTCTGCACAATGGCAGTCTCCAAAAACAGTTTTTACAATTACAGATTTGATAACTCAAATTATAATGAGAGCCACAACGAGATTGTTTGACTATAACAAGCCAAGACCTTGTAATTATCTCTTTACCTTTAAAAACCAATTACCTTGATTGAGCTTTGCAAAATTCAAATGGCAGAAGTGCCGAATTTTAGTCCAAAAGTAGCTGTCTACCTTAAAAGCTCTTCCCCAGCCAAATTTTAATCCTTTTAAGGTAGAAAAAAGTGGTTGTCTACCTTAAAAGCTCTTCCCAAGCCAAAGTCCTTCCATAGCACTAGTCTGGGGccaattgtattttttttctagttgccttttgcagctttcccaaaaccctctgatttcaTGGATTCCCACAATCATCCCCTCCTTACACTGGGCTCTGCACAATGGCAGTCTCCAAAAGCagtttttacaattttttataATTGTTTTTACAATTTTACAATAGTTAGAGAGGATAACTCAAATTATGAGAGCCAAAACGAGATTGCTTGACTATAACAAGTCAAGACTTTGTAATTATCGATTTACCTTTAAAAAACGATTACCTTGATTGAGCTTTGCAAAATTCAAATGGCAGAAGCACCAAATTTTAATCCAAAAGTAGTTGTCTACCTTAAAAGATCTTCCCCAGCCAGACAAAGTCCTTCCACAGCCAAAATGTGGGGCCAACTGTATTTTTTCCATCTCCCTCACGTGCTGTGATGGCTAATGAGCATCTCTAAGCTTTGTAACTTAATCcaccctcccagcacagctttgaAATCCTTGCTGCAATTACTCTCCCATCCTCAGCATCTCATTCCCCCCAGATCTGGGCTGAGAAATCAGAACCAAGGCTCCTGCAGCGTTCCGATGCGTCAGCGCGCTTCTCCTTAGGTAGAATTAGCTCTTTCCCGAAGCTGTAAAGAAAATACTCTGAAGCCTCATTACAGAAAGGCCAGATAAATAAAACCAGAGGATTACTTGTCTGTGGGAAAGGATTTTATTGGAGTCCAGAGGCCAATTAGCAGTGTCTCAGAGGGTGGAATTTGCCcggaaggaaaggaaatctgTGGATGTCACGGTTTGAGCTCCCAGGGCAACGCTCCCCAGGCAGTGTCTGCTGCTGATCCTCTTCCCTCCACCTCCTTTCCCATTAACTGTTCTTCTCTCCCCTCCATAGGTGGGGTAAATGCATTCCACACCTTCCTGAAGACTGAATTCAGCGAGGAGAACCTTGACTTCTGGCTGGCATGCGAGGACTTCAAAAAGACCCGCTCGAAAACCAAACTGGCCTCCAAAGCCAACAGAATCTTCGAGGAGTTTGTCCAAAATGAGGCACCCAGAGAGGTGAGATCATTTTCTGTCCCATGAAATAGGGtgggaaaggaataaaatatcCTGGTGGGTTTTATGAAAGTGCTGTTGGGTCAGTGGGAAGGTGTGCTCTTGTTCATGATCTAACATTGTGTGGTCCATCACATAATGTTGGAACAGAAATTGAGTCTAACTGTGAGGTGTAGCAGGCACAGAGCCTGCAAGGCCTCCTTGGCAGTCAGTTGTCTAAGATAAGAAATGCCTAGTCATGATTACTGTACCAAAAGAAGCCCCTCTTTCACCTTTGGACCCTTGTTATCTCTCTGCAAGATGATAGGTCACTTTCACCTTGACCCTTACTATTGGACTGATTCCCAAAACCCCTATATCCTATAAAAACCCCTATTTCTGCCCAGTTTAAGAGGTGTCACTGAGACCCTTGGCAGAAGCTGCCAATAAAGACATCTCTGTGGAACCTCATacagccttctcctctctctccctgcatctgccaaaggcactTAGCAAGCAAAGAGCTGAAAATCACAATTGAGCCAAGAATCACTAAAGAGCTGATCTCATGGGGTGTTTGGGATGTTTGTGTTTCACCCCAGGATGcagtgagagatgagaatttgactccatgttctcagaggctgatttattactttgtgatattatatcatattaaaaatgctatactaaaattatactaaagaaagagaaaagagacatcagaaggcttaataagaatgataatgaaagcttgtgactgactcctcagagtttCCGACACGGCGTGCTGagattggtcattaattaaaagcaattcacatggaaccaatcaaacattcacctcttggtaaacaatctccagaccacattctaaaacaatcagataattattgttttcattgttttctgaGGCTTTttagcttcccaggagaagaaatcctagCGGAGGGATTTTTTCAGTAAATATGACAGTTACAATCTCACTTAAGAGCTGAGCTTGCTAAAGTTGCCAGTGGCCCTGGAGCCTGCCTGAGGGGCCTGGACAGGTTGAGCTTAACTGGACTTCACTGTCTGGGACACCCATGGCAGCCAGGCTTGGgaagaccccaaaaaccctaaaGCCACATTAGTGAAGGGATATAAAGGTTTGTGAGCATTTTCATCTACATCTGAAGGCCAATTAAAACCAGGTTTTGTCCTCACATAGAAGAGGAGCTAACGTTTGTGCCCGGACAGGTTGTGCTTAGCTGGACTTCACTGTCTGGGACACCCATGGCAGCCAGGCctggggagaccccaaaaaccctgaAGCCACATTAGTGAAGGGATAGAAAGGTTTGTGACC
Coding sequences within:
- the LOC131559978 gene encoding regulator of G-protein signaling 16-like isoform X1; amino-acid sequence: MSCWMPGCPALSMCRGLAALPITCLERAKDLKSRLGILLHKPELGHRSGSSSKLQLGSRRRNSSQEVLEWRESFDQLLKSKSGVNAFHTFLKTEFSEENLDFWLACEDFKKTRSKTKLASKANRIFEEFVQNEAPREVNIDHETREITRKNLSGATSACFNEAQAKTRTLMEKDSYPRFLKSASYQDMSRQAASRGTSKRSHT
- the LOC131559978 gene encoding regulator of G-protein signaling 16-like isoform X2, encoding MEMRSGEPSGKVKEREERGKRAHRNSSQEVLEWRESFDQLLKSKSGVNAFHTFLKTEFSEENLDFWLACEDFKKTRSKTKLASKANRIFEEFVQNEAPREVNIDHETREITRKNLSGATSACFNEAQAKTRTLMEKDSYPRFLKSASYQDMSRQAASRGTSKRSHT